In one Candidatus Poribacteria bacterium genomic region, the following are encoded:
- a CDS encoding Gfo/Idh/MocA family oxidoreductase gives MRTIKLGLIGAGGISGAHCQTLAEIEGAEIIAAADLVPANLERAKEQWDIKRTFTDYNEMLKMDEIEAVYVCTPTGVHAAPTVAALNAGKHVFCEKPMEATLDAAASMWRAAKENDKILMVGLKLRYSPQVVKAKEIVDAGTLGDIYYVETVADRRRGNPGGSFIRKATAGLGASADIGVYALDTALYLMGHPKPVAVSGITSNYLSLHNTWNPALKETEVEDFGVGWVVFENGARMVFKTCWCMNMDSLGGTIFLGKKAGLRLGIGEVRGPQDGVRVYGDKDGEIFDQEFTEFESVSVFHEEDTAFIDAVREGKPAPIDPYGVLLTNVIIQGVIDSSNAGGREVAVTVPTL, from the coding sequence ATGCGAACAATTAAATTAGGTTTGATTGGGGCGGGCGGCATTTCGGGGGCACACTGTCAAACGCTTGCTGAGATTGAAGGTGCCGAGATTATCGCTGCTGCCGATCTTGTCCCCGCAAACCTGGAGCGTGCGAAAGAACAGTGGGACATCAAGCGCACGTTTACCGATTACAACGAAATGCTTAAAATGGACGAGATTGAAGCGGTGTACGTCTGTACTCCCACCGGTGTGCATGCGGCACCGACCGTCGCCGCGCTGAACGCTGGCAAACATGTTTTCTGCGAGAAGCCGATGGAAGCAACGTTGGACGCTGCGGCTTCAATGTGGCGTGCTGCAAAAGAAAACGATAAAATCCTCATGGTCGGTTTGAAACTCCGATATTCACCACAGGTCGTTAAAGCAAAAGAGATTGTTGACGCTGGCACGCTTGGCGATATTTACTACGTCGAAACGGTTGCAGATCGACGACGTGGGAATCCGGGTGGTAGTTTTATTCGCAAGGCGACAGCGGGTTTAGGCGCGTCCGCAGACATCGGTGTTTACGCACTGGATACCGCGCTCTATTTGATGGGGCATCCTAAGCCTGTAGCCGTCTCTGGTATTACCTCTAACTATCTGAGCCTACACAACACGTGGAATCCTGCGCTTAAAGAGACCGAAGTTGAAGATTTCGGTGTCGGTTGGGTGGTCTTCGAGAACGGTGCGCGCATGGTTTTCAAAACGTGCTGGTGTATGAACATGGATTCGCTCGGCGGGACGATTTTCCTTGGCAAAAAAGCGGGACTCCGTCTCGGCATTGGCGAGGTCCGTGGACCGCAGGACGGTGTCCGCGTTTATGGCGACAAAGACGGTGAGATTTTTGACCAAGAGTTCACCGAGTTTGAATCGGTGAGTGTATTCCATGAGGAAGATACGGCGTTTATTGACGCTGTCCGTGAAGGAAAACCTGCGCCGATCGATCCCTACGGCGTGCTGCTCACGAACGTTATTATCCAAGGCGTTATCGATTCCTCAAATGCCGGTGGACGCGAAGTTGCAGTGACAGTGCCGACTTTGTAA
- a CDS encoding alcohol dehydrogenase catalytic domain-containing protein: protein MKAAQFYGGKDIRVETVPDPTPEKGQVLVQVEAAGICGSDLHGYHHQPEKPLSPRIGGHELMGEIIDIGRDVTAHEKGTRVAVEPITPCNNCPECFNGYYNICGNLRHGGGGFAEFMVARTPNVYTLPDSVSAEGGALAEVYAVAVHAVNRAMVSPGDRVAIIGSGPVGLTIAQVADAAGATSIAMLGKPDGPVQIAHEAVGAMPINVDKTDAVEAIMDWSDGRGADVVFEAVGGSANTLEQATEIAAKRGRICMVGGHRTPLSFSERFARSRELTVIWSFCYGRRGGKTEFQVAIDLLAAGKLDPNPLITHRFELDDVAQAFAVAAGRDEHGSVKVLVLPNN from the coding sequence GTGAAAGCGGCTCAATTTTACGGTGGAAAAGACATAAGGGTCGAAACCGTACCCGATCCAACACCCGAAAAAGGACAAGTGTTGGTCCAAGTAGAAGCAGCAGGGATCTGTGGTAGCGATCTGCATGGGTACCATCATCAGCCAGAGAAACCCCTATCGCCACGTATTGGTGGACATGAATTGATGGGAGAGATTATCGACATAGGTAGAGACGTTACAGCGCATGAGAAAGGCACTCGCGTAGCGGTTGAACCGATCACGCCGTGTAACAACTGCCCCGAATGCTTCAATGGCTATTACAATATCTGTGGGAACCTACGGCACGGTGGCGGTGGTTTTGCGGAGTTCATGGTCGCTCGGACACCGAACGTGTACACATTGCCGGATAGTGTTTCTGCTGAAGGCGGCGCATTAGCAGAGGTTTACGCAGTCGCCGTCCATGCCGTCAACAGGGCGATGGTATCACCTGGAGACCGTGTTGCCATTATCGGAAGCGGTCCCGTTGGGTTGACGATCGCTCAGGTAGCCGATGCCGCAGGAGCAACCTCTATCGCCATGCTCGGCAAGCCGGATGGTCCGGTACAGATCGCACACGAGGCGGTTGGAGCTATGCCTATCAATGTAGATAAGACGGATGCTGTTGAGGCTATCATGGACTGGAGCGACGGCAGAGGGGCGGATGTTGTCTTTGAGGCAGTGGGTGGGTCTGCGAATACACTCGAACAGGCGACAGAGATCGCCGCGAAACGCGGACGCATCTGTATGGTAGGCGGGCATCGCACTCCGCTCTCCTTTTCAGAACGATTCGCGCGAAGTAGGGAGCTTACAGTGATTTGGTCGTTCTGTTACGGTAGGCGAGGTGGGAAGACAGAGTTCCAAGTTGCCATCGACTTACTCGCTGCTGGCAAACTCGACCCGAATCCACTGATCACGCATCGGTTCGAGTTGGACGACGTTGCACAAGCGTTCGCAGTCGCAGCCGGACGTGATGAACACGGGTCCGTCAAAGTTCTCGTGCTGCCTAATAATTAA
- a CDS encoding ThuA domain-containing protein produces the protein MEKLKLLVFVGTEGIYHDHAGNGQFLTAMLNDTDNIEADFSQDYNLLANGLDKYDTVLFYTDVGEFTAAQESGLLTYIRAGGGFFGLHTAAASFREAEGYHGMLNGFFDGHSPYMDFTVNVSDSEHPITEGLADFEVTDELYYLKHNPDTSHHLMHAYDETKDVTHVMAFHHTYGEGRVFYFALGHDMAVLENPSFQTVIRRGALWAGNRL, from the coding sequence ATGGAAAAACTTAAACTGCTCGTATTTGTCGGAACAGAAGGGATTTACCACGATCATGCCGGGAACGGACAGTTCTTGACGGCGATGCTCAACGACACCGATAATATTGAAGCCGATTTCTCACAGGACTACAACCTGCTTGCGAATGGACTTGACAAATACGATACCGTACTTTTCTACACCGATGTCGGGGAATTCACAGCGGCACAAGAAAGCGGTCTACTCACCTATATCCGAGCAGGCGGCGGGTTTTTCGGACTGCATACCGCAGCTGCTTCGTTCAGAGAGGCTGAAGGCTACCACGGTATGCTCAACGGGTTCTTTGACGGACACAGTCCCTATATGGACTTCACCGTTAATGTGAGCGACTCTGAGCATCCGATTACTGAAGGATTAGCGGATTTTGAGGTGACGGATGAACTCTATTATCTGAAGCACAATCCCGATACATCTCACCATCTCATGCATGCCTATGACGAAACAAAAGATGTGACGCATGTTATGGCGTTTCACCATACGTATGGTGAGGGCAGAGTGTTCTACTTCGCACTTGGACACGATATGGCTGTGCTTGAGAATCCGAGTTTTCAGACGGTTATCCGCCGCGGTGCACTGTGGGCTGGAAACCGGCTTTAG
- a CDS encoding sulfatase, translated as MNKPNIVYIHSHDTGRYVQPYGHAIPTPNIQQLAEEGVVFRNAFCANPTCSPSRAALLTGQWAHSCGMGGLANRGWSLPVPEHLITYTLNAAGYTTALAGFQHVVRDLKETGYQRLLSEGTVRAGAEERARDFISEKHDVPFFLDVGFGETHRRAKGFDPPPDGEPKTDPRYVKPPAPFPDTPVTRQDMAEYIDAARTLDKKMGVVFDALEENGLAENTLVICTTDHGLAFPRMKCHLSDHGIGIMLIVRGPGGFSDGQVVDGLVSQIDLFPTICELAGIEAPAWLQGHSVLPLVRGEAEDTRDAIFAEVNYHCCYEPQRAIRTKRWKYIRRYDTAEKWALPNCDDSISKTFMMEQGWSDQPVESERLYDVVFDASEAHNLAGHPDYAEVLTEMRNRLEQWRTETDDPVNENQIMVPPEAAVSNDPTDISPGDKHYPAREMV; from the coding sequence ATGAACAAACCAAATATAGTCTATATTCACTCACACGACACGGGTCGGTATGTCCAGCCTTACGGGCATGCAATCCCGACACCAAATATCCAGCAACTTGCGGAGGAAGGGGTAGTCTTCCGAAACGCCTTTTGTGCAAATCCAACCTGTTCACCCTCTCGCGCTGCACTCCTCACTGGACAATGGGCACATAGCTGCGGTATGGGAGGCTTGGCAAATCGGGGATGGAGCCTTCCGGTACCAGAGCATCTCATCACTTACACCTTGAATGCGGCTGGATATACCACCGCCTTGGCAGGATTCCAGCATGTCGTCCGAGATCTTAAGGAGACAGGATACCAGCGGCTCTTATCCGAAGGCACCGTGCGAGCGGGGGCAGAGGAACGCGCGCGCGATTTCATCTCGGAGAAGCATGATGTTCCTTTCTTCTTAGACGTCGGATTTGGCGAAACACATCGTCGAGCGAAAGGGTTCGATCCGCCGCCGGATGGAGAACCGAAAACCGACCCGCGCTATGTGAAACCACCTGCCCCCTTCCCCGATACACCCGTTACCCGACAGGATATGGCAGAATACATAGACGCAGCACGCACGTTGGATAAGAAAATGGGTGTGGTTTTTGACGCATTGGAGGAAAACGGTCTTGCTGAGAACACGCTTGTGATATGCACGACCGACCACGGGCTCGCCTTCCCACGTATGAAGTGCCATCTCAGCGACCACGGCATCGGTATAATGCTTATCGTCCGCGGTCCCGGAGGCTTCAGCGATGGACAAGTCGTGGACGGGTTAGTCAGTCAGATTGACCTTTTCCCGACGATTTGTGAATTGGCAGGAATTGAAGCACCGGCGTGGCTACAGGGTCATTCTGTTCTCCCGTTAGTTCGTGGTGAGGCGGAAGATACTCGCGATGCCATCTTCGCTGAAGTCAACTATCACTGCTGTTATGAGCCGCAACGCGCGATCCGAACGAAACGATGGAAATACATCCGCCGCTATGACACTGCGGAAAAATGGGCACTCCCGAACTGCGATGATAGTATCAGCAAAACCTTTATGATGGAACAGGGTTGGAGCGACCAGCCTGTCGAATCAGAACGGTTGTATGATGTCGTGTTTGATGCGTCGGAGGCACATAACCTCGCGGGGCATCCCGATTATGCAGAAGTTTTGACAGAGATGCGAAACCGTTTGGAACAGTGGCGGACGGAAACCGATGATCCGGTGAACGAAAATCAGATTATGGTGCCACCGGAGGCTGCTGTGTCGAACGATCCGACGGATATATCACCGGGCGATAAGCATTATCCGGCGCGTGAAATGGTGTAG
- a CDS encoding Gfo/Idh/MocA family oxidoreductase, translated as MNSMTNNMPLSTPLDIRRGLTSAADVAFPLRWGILGAGNISAQWVWALHACEGATVTAVAAREIDRAKEFASQYGVATPYGDYREMVAADDVDIVYIGTINRLHKEHTLLAIEAGKHVLCEKPLTETLSDAQEMYAAAEEKDVMMQDGMWTRFFPAVEHARAAIEAGTIGEVVLTQSDFFDPIYTVQAAPLAFGAAAVPISVTVVVNNAGGAIVDYGEDKYAILTFPPRNSELPEVTELVGTEGRITLERPAHCPTRISIRIPPPNGVPSQYRTRNAPAPLHYFEYPLPGSVAMARSSPNQHGFLYQAEAVHRCLAAGLRQCPQYDKAESLHAMNILTEINKAKQAAADR; from the coding sequence ATGAACTCTATGACAAACAACATGCCTCTCTCAACACCACTGGATATTCGCCGTGGGCTTACAAGTGCGGCAGATGTCGCTTTTCCATTGCGTTGGGGTATTCTCGGTGCTGGTAACATCTCAGCGCAGTGGGTGTGGGCTTTACACGCCTGCGAAGGCGCAACTGTAACTGCTGTCGCGGCACGGGAGATTGACCGAGCGAAAGAATTTGCGAGTCAGTATGGGGTCGCGACTCCTTACGGGGACTATAGAGAAATGGTTGCAGCCGATGACGTAGATATTGTATACATCGGCACGATCAACCGACTGCACAAGGAACATACCCTTCTCGCCATTGAGGCGGGCAAACATGTGCTCTGTGAGAAACCGCTCACCGAGACCCTTTCCGATGCGCAAGAGATGTATGCAGCAGCCGAGGAGAAGGATGTGATGATGCAGGACGGCATGTGGACCCGTTTTTTCCCTGCGGTGGAGCATGCTCGCGCCGCCATTGAGGCAGGCACGATTGGAGAGGTTGTGCTAACACAGTCCGACTTCTTCGACCCAATCTACACTGTTCAAGCGGCACCGCTCGCCTTCGGTGCCGCTGCTGTGCCGATATCGGTTACTGTCGTCGTCAACAACGCCGGTGGGGCAATTGTAGACTACGGTGAAGATAAATACGCGATACTGACATTCCCACCGCGCAACTCTGAACTCCCAGAGGTGACAGAACTCGTGGGCACCGAGGGGCGGATTACACTTGAGCGACCCGCACATTGTCCGACGCGTATTTCCATCCGAATCCCACCACCGAACGGCGTGCCTTCGCAATACAGGACACGCAATGCACCTGCACCGCTGCATTACTTTGAGTATCCATTGCCCGGGTCTGTCGCGATGGCGAGATCCTCTCCGAATCAACACGGTTTTCTCTATCAAGCCGAAGCAGTCCACCGCTGTCTCGCTGCGGGTTTACGTCAGTGTCCGCAATACGACAAAGCGGAGTCATTGCACGCCATGAACATATTGACAGAAATCAACAAAGCAAAACAAGCAGCGGCAGATCGTTAA
- a CDS encoding zinc-binding dehydrogenase, with translation MKVVAKFGPESAGLIDKPDPVAKGEFVVVKIHSAPMCTEYKGFKSEHKGDSFGHEAAGEVVDIAQEGTVKVGDRVVVMPHYPCGKCHVCLTGEYAHCPDDNKILHVTEQTGVTATYAQYILKQDWLLVPIPDGVSYDHAGMACCGLGSTSNAMRLMNVSAFDTILITGMGPIGLGGVINAVYRGARVIAVESHPYRADLAKKLGAAEVVNPQDEDVADQIRDMTDGRGADKGVECSAASAAVRLLIDVTRPKGHIALIGGIGDVEIQGSAIINKGLILHGTRHYNLSDTPAMMRMITQVKDQLDTFITHTFPMRQIQEAWALQCTHDCGKVVLDAWA, from the coding sequence ATGAAAGTCGTTGCAAAATTCGGCCCCGAAAGTGCGGGCTTAATAGATAAACCCGACCCGGTTGCCAAGGGTGAGTTTGTCGTCGTGAAAATTCATTCGGCACCCATGTGTACAGAATACAAAGGCTTCAAAAGCGAACATAAAGGCGACAGTTTCGGACACGAAGCGGCTGGTGAAGTGGTAGACATCGCACAAGAAGGCACTGTTAAGGTAGGCGACCGCGTTGTCGTCATGCCACACTATCCTTGTGGAAAGTGTCATGTCTGCTTAACAGGCGAATATGCGCACTGCCCAGACGACAACAAGATCCTACACGTTACCGAACAGACAGGTGTGACGGCGACTTACGCGCAGTACATCCTTAAGCAGGACTGGCTACTGGTGCCGATCCCGGATGGGGTCTCCTATGATCACGCTGGAATGGCATGCTGTGGACTCGGATCAACATCCAATGCCATGCGGTTGATGAATGTCAGCGCGTTTGATACTATTCTGATTACGGGGATGGGACCTATTGGGCTTGGTGGTGTGATTAACGCAGTGTATAGAGGTGCGCGCGTCATCGCTGTTGAGAGCCATCCGTATCGAGCGGACCTGGCGAAAAAACTCGGTGCGGCAGAAGTCGTTAACCCACAAGATGAAGATGTCGCCGATCAGATTCGGGATATGACAGATGGCAGAGGCGCAGACAAAGGCGTGGAGTGCTCAGCGGCTTCCGCAGCAGTCCGATTATTGATTGACGTAACACGCCCGAAAGGACACATTGCATTGATTGGCGGCATTGGTGACGTGGAAATTCAGGGAAGTGCTATTATCAATAAAGGCTTGATATTACACGGCACGCGGCATTACAACCTTTCAGACACTCCTGCTATGATGCGGATGATTACACAAGTGAAGGATCAGTTGGATACATTCATCACGCACACCTTCCCTATGCGCCAGATTCAGGAAGCCTGGGCATTGCAGTGTACACATGACTGTGGAAAAGTCGTCCTCGACGCGTGGGCATAA
- a CDS encoding MFS transporter has product MPKKVGDQRRNFRFALLQGTFMRINLAFADSSTVLPAFIHKLSGSDILVGLTGSMMTAGWMWPQLLMSNLLEHRPRKMPFYALGMSVRVLAWLAVFFCTITIGEQNPTLLAASFLCLYFLSSSAMGVSTLPYMDIVSKAIAPQQRARFFSLRQLYGGFFAIWVGFLVRAVLGDESEFTGILGNITQTFKTVTMYFIGSVCRLDTDLGFPYNYAFLFVCSVAAAFFSFVSFLGVREPIHPVHPRRQPMWQHLKHGAYFLRTDENYRRFIFFRVFAHFSGMASPFYMPYALNELGFSEATMGFFIVCSALSGVISNALWGHIGEKYGVRWLLIITAALMGIPPALAFSSGILPTSLQMPAFLLIFIVGGILANGMMVGFMAYMLNIAPPRNRPSYIGFMNTLLMPVSCAPLLGGFLAPYIGYRWLFAISVGICLAAFRIGLQLKEIMHEDETAEETDF; this is encoded by the coding sequence ATGCCTAAAAAAGTAGGTGACCAACGGAGAAATTTTCGATTTGCGCTGCTTCAAGGCACCTTTATGCGTATTAACTTAGCGTTTGCGGACTCATCGACGGTGCTTCCTGCTTTTATTCATAAATTAAGCGGTTCCGACATTCTGGTAGGTTTAACGGGCTCAATGATGACGGCAGGATGGATGTGGCCCCAACTGCTGATGTCGAACCTGCTTGAACACCGTCCGAGAAAAATGCCATTCTACGCGCTCGGTATGAGTGTTCGGGTTTTAGCATGGCTTGCTGTCTTCTTCTGCACGATCACAATTGGTGAACAAAACCCAACGCTGCTCGCCGCCTCCTTTCTGTGCCTTTATTTTTTATCCTCTTCCGCCATGGGTGTTTCGACCCTTCCGTACATGGACATCGTTTCTAAAGCGATAGCACCGCAGCAGCGCGCCCGTTTCTTTAGCTTGCGCCAACTCTATGGTGGCTTTTTTGCGATTTGGGTTGGATTCTTGGTTCGCGCAGTACTCGGAGACGAATCTGAATTTACGGGCATATTGGGGAATATCACACAGACTTTTAAAACAGTCACCATGTATTTTATCGGTTCCGTTTGTCGCCTGGATACCGATCTTGGGTTTCCGTATAACTACGCTTTTCTCTTCGTCTGTTCGGTGGCGGCAGCGTTCTTCTCTTTTGTGAGTTTTTTAGGAGTACGCGAGCCTATTCATCCTGTTCATCCGAGGCGGCAACCGATGTGGCAACATCTAAAACACGGTGCTTACTTCCTGCGGACAGACGAAAATTACCGACGTTTCATTTTCTTCCGTGTTTTTGCACACTTTTCCGGCATGGCATCTCCGTTCTACATGCCGTATGCATTGAATGAGTTAGGATTTTCAGAAGCGACGATGGGATTTTTCATCGTCTGTTCTGCGTTGAGTGGTGTGATTTCAAACGCATTGTGGGGACATATCGGTGAAAAGTATGGTGTCCGATGGTTGCTGATTATCACAGCGGCTCTGATGGGTATTCCGCCTGCGCTCGCCTTTTCTTCCGGTATATTGCCGACATCATTACAAATGCCTGCCTTCCTCCTGATCTTCATCGTTGGAGGTATTTTGGCAAACGGCATGATGGTAGGTTTCATGGCGTACATGTTAAACATCGCGCCGCCTCGGAACCGTCCGAGTTACATCGGTTTCATGAACACGCTCCTTATGCCTGTGAGTTGTGCGCCGCTCCTTGGTGGGTTTCTTGCGCCTTATATCGGTTATCGGTGGTTGTTCGCTATATCGGTAGGTATCTGCCTCGCTGCTTTCCGGATCGGACTCCAGTTAAAGGAAATTATGCACGAAGATGAGACCGCAGAAGAAACGGATTTTTAA
- a CDS encoding Gfo/Idh/MocA family oxidoreductase, with product MEPLRIGFLGAGGFARHTIYPALHLAPVALQAVCDADENRAKDAAGKFGTGRYYTDRHEMFEKEDLEAVIISMGPDPRQPLVLETLAAGYHVFTPKPPAPSLAETITLAETAEQHNKTLMVNFQRRFSLGVREARQIMQTESFGQLTQLFCSFCSGKYPTVKSYLLDFAIHHFDLARHIAGADVKELSVFHNEVDGQGAFAVAVEYTNGAVGSLQLTSQRLWQRNYDYIEITGQHEYIVLDGLWGAQHFTESGNTFTSNFSDQRNGELTGDGISLTEFVNAIREDREPISSIHDCVGTMRFYDAVLQRKKGVISLVD from the coding sequence ATGGAACCTCTTCGAATTGGATTTCTCGGTGCCGGCGGATTCGCAAGGCATACCATTTATCCGGCACTACATCTCGCCCCTGTCGCATTACAAGCTGTTTGCGATGCCGACGAAAATCGTGCAAAGGACGCTGCCGGCAAATTCGGTACAGGAAGATATTACACCGATCGGCACGAAATGTTTGAAAAGGAAGACTTGGAAGCAGTCATCATCAGCATGGGACCCGACCCAAGGCAGCCGCTCGTGCTTGAAACGCTCGCGGCGGGGTATCATGTATTCACACCAAAACCGCCAGCACCATCGCTCGCCGAAACGATCACGCTGGCGGAAACCGCAGAACAGCACAATAAAACATTGATGGTAAACTTCCAACGTCGGTTCAGCCTCGGTGTGCGGGAGGCAAGACAGATTATGCAAACCGAATCCTTCGGACAACTCACACAACTCTTCTGCTCATTCTGTAGCGGTAAGTACCCGACGGTCAAAAGTTACCTGCTCGATTTCGCCATCCACCACTTCGATTTGGCGCGGCACATCGCTGGCGCGGATGTGAAAGAACTCAGCGTTTTTCACAATGAAGTCGATGGACAAGGTGCCTTTGCTGTCGCCGTAGAATACACAAACGGCGCGGTGGGAAGTTTACAGTTGACCAGCCAACGCTTGTGGCAGCGTAACTATGACTACATCGAAATTACAGGACAACACGAATACATCGTTTTAGACGGGTTGTGGGGGGCACAGCACTTCACCGAATCCGGGAACACTTTTACCTCAAATTTCTCCGATCAGCGCAACGGAGAGCTGACAGGCGATGGTATCAGTCTTACCGAGTTCGTCAATGCCATTCGTGAAGACCGAGAGCCAATATCCAGCATACATGACTGTGTTGGCACGATGCGGTTCTACGATGCTGTCCTTCAACGCAAAAAAGGCGTTATTTCCTTAGTTGATTAG
- a CDS encoding glycosyltransferase family 4 protein has translation MFNHEFPPIGGGGGWVSYFLGKHFAAAGHEVHLITSQFLDCATDERMEGFHVHRVRALRKNRDVCAVHEMLTYAVSSSLYGLRFAKPFQPDIVQVFFGIPAGGGAYLLRKLRNVPYVVFLGGRDVPSRNPDPPYYRWLYLLLKPIIRAIWGNASAVVACSDGLRELARETDSVVKMDVIPDGLDLGRFEPVQRDACPEKVRVLTIGRLIPRKGFQFLIRALPDIIENAAHDFEIEIVGDGPYQGELLRLSEDLGVAPHIRFAGSVPYSELPQKYRDADVFILPSLAEGMPLVVLEAMGTGLPIVASRVQGIDELVVENVNGALFDAGDVEGLAHSLVKLINAGEDRVKMGKTSVERVKPYDWKHIADAYLALYDDILE, from the coding sequence ATGTTCAATCACGAATTTCCACCGATCGGTGGGGGTGGTGGTTGGGTTAGCTACTTCTTAGGCAAACACTTCGCGGCGGCGGGGCATGAAGTGCATCTGATTACCTCTCAGTTTCTCGACTGCGCAACAGACGAGAGAATGGAGGGTTTTCACGTGCACCGCGTGCGTGCGCTTCGGAAGAACCGTGATGTGTGTGCGGTCCACGAAATGCTGACTTACGCGGTGAGTTCAAGTCTCTACGGCTTGCGGTTCGCGAAGCCGTTCCAACCCGACATCGTTCAGGTCTTTTTCGGTATCCCCGCGGGTGGTGGCGCGTATCTTCTGCGGAAACTTCGCAATGTGCCGTATGTCGTATTTTTAGGAGGGCGTGATGTGCCGAGTCGTAACCCAGATCCGCCCTATTATCGGTGGTTATACCTGCTTCTGAAACCGATCATCCGAGCGATTTGGGGTAATGCATCTGCGGTTGTGGCGTGTAGCGACGGTTTACGCGAATTGGCACGAGAAACGGATTCGGTTGTGAAAATGGACGTGATTCCTGATGGCTTGGATTTAGGACGTTTTGAACCGGTTCAACGCGATGCCTGTCCGGAAAAGGTCCGAGTGCTTACAATTGGGAGGCTCATACCACGTAAAGGTTTCCAGTTTTTGATCCGTGCGCTTCCAGATATTATCGAAAACGCGGCACACGACTTTGAAATTGAAATTGTCGGCGACGGACCGTATCAAGGGGAACTTCTAAGATTGTCAGAAGATCTCGGCGTAGCACCACATATCCGCTTTGCGGGGTCAGTGCCGTATTCCGAGTTGCCACAAAAGTATCGCGATGCTGACGTTTTCATTTTGCCTTCGCTCGCGGAAGGGATGCCGCTCGTTGTTTTGGAGGCGATGGGGACAGGGTTACCAATCGTTGCCAGTCGTGTTCAAGGCATTGATGAACTCGTGGTTGAGAACGTTAACGGTGCGTTGTTCGACGCGGGTGATGTTGAAGGACTCGCGCACTCGCTTGTCAAACTGATTAACGCCGGTGAAGATCGTGTTAAGATGGGCAAAACGAGCGTTGAGCGTGTTAAGCCCTACGATTGGAAACACATCGCCGACGCTTATTTAGCCCTTTATGATGATATTTTAGAATAG
- a CDS encoding RimK family alpha-L-glutamate ligase — translation MKIGILSRGPQNHSTRRLSEIAITSGHAAEILDPFGFYLHIGGTGNRITYHGKPAEDFDVIVPRLSRTTAQYGEEVLAHFEWIGTPVVNRAKSIATARHKFHSLRILAQHGLPIPPSLTVGSATFLDDAVAEVGEYPFILKPFHGTHGTGVMLLDTPTSLSSTVDALCDLHQDYVIQSFIAEAGGVDIRVLVVGGEAVAAMKRSAPQGEFRANIHKGASGEAIALTDEYTRLAIAAAAALELEIAGVDLLQTNGGPVVLEVNPSPGFEALESVTGINIAGVIIEFVTSYVIT, via the coding sequence ATGAAAATTGGTATCCTCTCACGGGGACCTCAAAATCACTCCACACGCAGGCTTAGCGAAATAGCCATCACTTCAGGACACGCCGCAGAAATTTTAGATCCCTTCGGTTTCTATCTCCATATCGGTGGCACCGGTAATCGTATTACCTATCATGGGAAACCGGCAGAAGATTTTGATGTCATCGTGCCACGGCTCAGCCGGACGACAGCGCAGTACGGCGAAGAGGTCTTGGCGCATTTTGAATGGATCGGAACGCCTGTGGTGAATCGGGCAAAATCGATTGCGACGGCACGCCACAAATTCCACTCCCTCCGCATCCTTGCGCAGCACGGCTTACCTATCCCACCGAGTCTCACCGTCGGTTCCGCCACATTTTTAGATGACGCTGTGGCGGAAGTCGGGGAGTATCCCTTTATTTTAAAACCGTTTCACGGCACACACGGCACGGGCGTTATGTTGTTAGATACGCCGACATCGCTTAGCTCGACTGTAGATGCGCTGTGCGACCTCCATCAGGACTATGTTATCCAGTCCTTTATTGCGGAAGCCGGTGGGGTTGACATCCGTGTTCTGGTCGTAGGAGGCGAAGCCGTTGCGGCGATGAAAAGGAGCGCGCCTCAGGGTGAATTCCGAGCGAATATTCACAAAGGCGCGTCTGGAGAGGCTATAGCACTGACAGACGAATACACTCGCTTGGCTATAGCAGCGGCAGCAGCACTGGAATTGGAAATAGCCGGGGTTGATCTGCTCCAGACAAACGGGGGACCCGTCGTTCTGGAAGTCAACCCATCGCCGGGATTTGAGGCGTTGGAGTCGGTCACAGGCATCAATATCGCTGGCGTGATTATTGAATTTGTAACGTCGTATGTGATTACTTAA